The proteins below come from a single Fibrobacter sp. genomic window:
- a CDS encoding DNA helicase UvrD translates to MKFIADLHIHSRYSLATSNQLVPEMLDLWGRKKGIRVVGTGDAVHPAWLDELRQNLQPASEGLYTLKKKLCLPDADMYGPPVSFILTTEISCIYKKDGRVRKVHNLILAPDFRTMEKIQAKLSAIGNIRSDGRPILGLDSRDLLEIVLEANPSAFIIPAHIWTPWFSALGSKSGFDSIEECYGDLASHIFAVETGLSSDPPMNWRCSFLNRFSLVSNSDAHSPENLGREANLFDTDLSYTAIMNSLMGKDKGFTGTIEYFPEEGKYHLDGHRKCNIRWEPEETRKHGSLCPVCGRKVTVGVFHRVFELADSDPVKSKGKNRRKFVSLTPLKNLLSEIYKAGPQSKKIQAVYESLLQKIGSEFTILIDTPVGELKKEDPRLAEGISRLREGKVVLDSGYDGVFGSVHVFDH, encoded by the coding sequence GGTGATGCTGTTCATCCTGCATGGCTTGATGAACTCAGGCAAAATCTGCAGCCTGCTTCCGAAGGCCTTTACACACTAAAAAAGAAACTTTGTCTCCCGGATGCAGACATGTACGGACCCCCGGTTTCATTTATCCTGACTACTGAAATCAGTTGCATTTACAAGAAAGATGGAAGAGTAAGAAAGGTGCATAATCTTATCCTTGCCCCGGATTTCCGGACAATGGAAAAAATCCAGGCCAAACTTTCTGCTATAGGGAATATACGGTCTGATGGAAGGCCTATACTGGGACTTGATTCAAGAGATCTTCTTGAAATTGTGCTGGAAGCCAACCCGAGTGCCTTTATCATTCCAGCCCATATCTGGACTCCATGGTTTTCGGCTCTGGGCTCTAAATCAGGGTTTGATTCCATCGAGGAGTGTTATGGTGATCTTGCATCTCACATATTTGCAGTTGAGACAGGGCTCTCCTCAGATCCACCAATGAACTGGAGATGCTCTTTTCTCAACCGGTTTTCCCTTGTTTCCAACTCCGATGCACATTCTCCGGAAAACCTTGGCAGAGAGGCAAATCTGTTTGATACGGATTTAAGCTATACCGCGATCATGAATTCTCTTATGGGTAAAGACAAGGGTTTCACAGGTACCATCGAGTATTTCCCTGAAGAGGGCAAGTATCACCTCGATGGTCACAGGAAATGCAATATAAGATGGGAGCCGGAAGAAACAAGAAAACACGGAAGCCTCTGTCCTGTCTGCGGCCGTAAAGTGACTGTAGGTGTATTCCACCGTGTTTTCGAACTTGCAGACAGTGATCCGGTAAAGAGTAAAGGGAAAAACAGACGTAAATTCGTTTCTTTGACTCCTTTGAAAAACCTTCTTTCAGAAATTTATAAAGCCGGACCACAGAGTAAAAAAATCCAGGCTGTTTATGAATCTCTACTGCAAAAGATTGGTTCTGAATTCACAATTCTGATAGATACTCCTGTTGGTGAACTGAAAAAAGAGGACCCCAGGCTGGCTGAGGGAATCTCCCGGCTGCGTGAGGGAAAGGTAGTGCTTGATTCAGGTTATGACGGGGTTTTCGGCAGTGTGCATGTCTTTGACCACTGA